In a single window of the Novosphingobium sp. IK01 genome:
- a CDS encoding 2Fe-2S iron-sulfur cluster-binding protein — protein MVVERMKDGMDLTCDPAARWWDRETDADLVCLAVHDETPDIRTFTFAGAQGQSFALEAGQYFTFDVPLESGEGAATEPRCYSLSSSALRPRTIAVSVKRVPGGRVSNRLHEALRVGDTIRAMGPSGAFTLPRPLPEKLLLLSAGSGITPMIAMARTLADAAARTDVVFFHAARSLADFAFAADLQALARANPRFRVIFLPEDGSGGHFGPVGRISAELLGALVPDLAARTVLCCGPAPFMAAARAIGVAAGVPQAAWLEESFDLAPVESTVDDAPAKTGFSATFSRQNRTITVGADQTLLSAARAQGVVLPSSCANGLCGTCKARLVSGQVAMAHNGGIRQREIDAGFILPCCARPLTDVVIER, from the coding sequence CGATCTCGTGTGCCTCGCGGTCCACGACGAAACGCCCGACATTCGCACATTCACGTTCGCGGGCGCGCAGGGGCAGTCCTTCGCGCTGGAAGCCGGGCAATATTTCACGTTCGACGTGCCGCTGGAAAGCGGGGAAGGGGCCGCGACCGAGCCGCGCTGCTACTCGCTCTCGTCCTCGGCGCTGCGTCCGCGCACGATTGCGGTCAGCGTCAAGCGGGTGCCCGGCGGGCGCGTGTCGAACCGGCTCCACGAGGCCTTGCGCGTGGGGGACACGATCCGCGCGATGGGGCCTTCGGGCGCTTTTACGCTGCCCCGGCCCCTGCCCGAAAAGCTGCTGCTGCTTTCGGCGGGATCGGGGATCACCCCGATGATCGCCATGGCGCGCACCCTCGCCGATGCGGCGGCAAGGACCGACGTGGTGTTCTTCCATGCCGCGCGGAGCCTTGCCGATTTTGCCTTCGCGGCAGACTTGCAGGCGCTCGCGCGCGCCAATCCGCGCTTTCGCGTGATCTTCCTGCCCGAGGATGGCTCGGGCGGGCATTTCGGGCCGGTCGGGCGGATTTCGGCGGAACTGCTGGGCGCGCTCGTGCCCGATCTGGCCGCGCGCACGGTGCTGTGCTGTGGCCCGGCGCCGTTCATGGCGGCGGCGCGGGCCATCGGCGTGGCGGCGGGCGTGCCACAGGCGGCCTGGCTCGAAGAAAGCTTCGACCTCGCCCCGGTTGAGAGCACAGTGGACGATGCGCCGGCAAAGACCGGTTTTTCGGCCACCTTCAGCCGCCAGAACCGCACGATCACCGTGGGCGCTGATCAGACCCTGCTCTCTGCGGCGCGCGCGCAAGGGGTGGTGCTGCCGTCCTCGTGCGCCAATGGCCTGTGCGGGACATGCAAGGCCAGACTGGTGAGCGGCCAGGTGGCGATGGCGCACAATGGCGGCATCCGCCAGCGCGAGATTGACGCCGGGTTTATTCTGCCGTGCTGTGCGCGGCCTTTGACGGATGTGGTGATCGAACGATGA
- a CDS encoding peptide MFS transporter, translating into MRDLFGHPAGLTVLFTVELWERFSFYGMRALLILYLTHVALAQRPQDMVGFATMAGLLGFDAARASSAQWQALASQIYGLYSGFVYFTPLIGGWLADRWFGKSRMIVAGGVLVALGHVLLTTHATFLLALVLVILGTGGLKGNIAAQVADLYAPQDGRRERGFSLFYVGINTGATAAPLVCAWLAQVWGWSAAFEATSVGMLIGLAIYVACLRLLPGARGRQAPAASVADQVAAGRGEAKAARRAAWAVLGLISLASVFMWMSYEQQANAMMRWLVATPDDVMMAWIQAIPPSVVLLGTPLLNRWWSHQARRGREPGPVTKLLIGAGFVVAAQLLLPVYALVSGGKPPAMVPLLVYFLIWEMGDLFFSPAAMGLYSRLAPEGKGATTMAMWYLTVFLGNIASGWIGGLWGLFSPVVYWTMIAALSGGCITIIALAAPTLRRIIARTRTLEA; encoded by the coding sequence GTGCGCGATCTGTTCGGCCATCCGGCCGGGCTTACGGTGCTCTTCACGGTCGAATTGTGGGAGCGCTTCTCGTTCTACGGGATGCGCGCGCTGCTGATCCTCTATCTCACCCATGTCGCGCTGGCCCAGCGGCCGCAGGACATGGTGGGCTTTGCCACGATGGCCGGGCTGCTCGGCTTCGATGCGGCGCGCGCCAGCAGCGCGCAGTGGCAGGCGCTCGCCTCGCAGATTTACGGGCTTTACAGCGGCTTCGTCTATTTCACTCCGTTGATCGGGGGCTGGCTGGCCGATCGCTGGTTTGGCAAGTCGCGGATGATCGTGGCGGGCGGGGTGCTGGTGGCGCTCGGCCATGTGCTGCTGACCACCCATGCCACGTTCCTGCTCGCGCTCGTGCTGGTCATTCTGGGCACGGGCGGGCTCAAGGGCAATATCGCCGCGCAAGTGGCCGATCTCTACGCGCCGCAGGACGGGCGGCGCGAACGCGGGTTCTCGCTGTTCTACGTGGGCATCAATACCGGCGCGACGGCGGCCCCGCTGGTCTGCGCCTGGCTGGCACAGGTCTGGGGCTGGAGCGCGGCCTTCGAGGCGACTTCGGTGGGTATGCTGATCGGGCTGGCGATCTATGTCGCCTGTCTGCGCCTGCTGCCCGGCGCGCGTGGCAGGCAGGCGCCTGCCGCTTCGGTTGCGGATCAGGTTGCGGCGGGCAGGGGAGAGGCGAAAGCTGCACGGCGCGCGGCATGGGCGGTGCTGGGCCTGATCTCGCTGGCCTCGGTGTTCATGTGGATGAGCTACGAACAGCAGGCCAATGCCATGATGCGCTGGCTGGTGGCCACGCCCGACGACGTGATGATGGCCTGGATACAGGCCATTCCGCCCAGTGTCGTCCTGCTGGGCACCCCGCTGCTCAACCGCTGGTGGTCGCATCAGGCGCGGCGCGGGCGCGAGCCGGGGCCGGTGACCAAGCTGCTGATCGGGGCCGGGTTCGTCGTGGCGGCGCAGCTTCTGCTGCCGGTCTATGCGCTGGTGAGCGGGGGCAAGCCCCCGGCCATGGTGCCGCTGCTGGTCTATTTTCTGATCTGGGAAATGGGCGACCTGTTCTTCAGCCCGGCGGCCATGGGCCTCTATTCGCGCCTCGCGCCCGAGGGCAAGGGCGCCACGACGATGGCCATGTGGTACCTCACGGTCTTCCTCGGCAATATCGCGAGCGGCTGGATCGGGGGCCTGTGGGGCCTGTTCTCGCCGGTGGTCTACTGGACGATGATCGCCGCGCTCTCGGGCGGCTGCATCACCATCATCGCGCTGGCCGCGCCGACCTTGCGCCGCATCATCGCGCGCACCCGCACTTTGGAGGCATGA
- a CDS encoding CocE/NonD family hydrolase, with the protein MSGPVPVPVTVEEHLWIEMPDGCRLGARLWLPEGALETPVPAILEYIPYRKRDGTRGRDEPMHGYYAQHGYAAIRVDMRGSGESDGYLADEYLPLEQDDALAVIAWIAAQPWCNGKVGMQGKSWSGFNSLQVAARRPEALKAVITTFFTDNRYTDDIHYMGGCLLNDNLWWGGIMLAYQARPLDPAIVGEGWREAWLDRLAHMPFFPALWLAHQRYDAYWQHGSVCTDYGAIACPVLAVGGWADSYTNAVPRLIANLAVPSRGIIGPWGHIYPHDGVPGPAIGFLQEAVRWWDHWLKGEDTGVMDDPKLRAYVEDAVRPEGTRTMMPGRWVGLDQWPSDELAPRVLHLGGEGRLADAPGKPGVLSICSPQSHGRAGGEWMGAGCAGEHATDQRLDDGGALVFETDVLDAPLSVLGTVRAHLRLSADQPVAHCVLRLSDVAPDGTATRVTYQVFNLTHRHSHENPEPLVPGEAFDVAIDLNVCGHRFPAGHRMRLAVATTYWPLIWPTPARVTLALDAAASRLELPVLPEDHPTITMLPPAHGPRTPITQIGEGTVARTSTVDHVTGLQTYVTEAAGGVFGEGILRFDETGTEIAHDLRRELTIHDDDPLSARYVLTQTIAMGREGWRTRADVRVAMRSDATHFHLEGELVAYENDEPVAQREWVETIARDMM; encoded by the coding sequence ATGTCCGGACCTGTGCCCGTGCCTGTAACTGTCGAAGAACACCTGTGGATCGAGATGCCCGACGGCTGCCGTCTGGGCGCGCGGCTCTGGCTGCCCGAGGGTGCCCTCGAAACGCCCGTGCCCGCGATCCTCGAATATATCCCCTATCGCAAGCGCGACGGAACGCGCGGGCGCGACGAGCCGATGCACGGCTATTATGCGCAGCACGGCTATGCCGCGATCCGCGTCGACATGCGCGGTTCGGGCGAATCCGACGGGTATCTGGCCGACGAATACCTGCCGCTCGAACAGGATGACGCGCTCGCCGTGATCGCGTGGATCGCCGCGCAGCCGTGGTGCAACGGCAAAGTGGGGATGCAGGGCAAGTCGTGGAGCGGGTTCAATTCGCTGCAAGTCGCCGCCCGGCGTCCGGAGGCGCTCAAGGCGGTGATCACCACGTTCTTCACCGACAACCGCTATACCGACGACATCCACTACATGGGCGGCTGCCTGCTCAACGACAATCTGTGGTGGGGCGGGATCATGCTGGCCTATCAGGCCCGCCCGCTCGATCCGGCCATCGTGGGCGAGGGCTGGCGCGAGGCCTGGCTCGACCGTCTGGCCCATATGCCGTTCTTTCCCGCGCTCTGGCTCGCCCACCAGCGTTATGATGCCTATTGGCAGCACGGGTCGGTCTGCACCGATTACGGCGCGATTGCCTGTCCGGTGCTGGCCGTGGGCGGCTGGGCCGACAGCTATACCAATGCGGTGCCGCGCCTGATCGCCAACCTTGCGGTGCCCAGCCGGGGGATCATCGGCCCCTGGGGCCATATCTATCCGCACGACGGCGTGCCGGGCCCGGCCATCGGCTTTCTCCAGGAGGCCGTGCGCTGGTGGGACCACTGGCTCAAGGGCGAGGACACCGGGGTCATGGATGATCCCAAACTGCGCGCCTATGTCGAGGATGCGGTTCGGCCCGAGGGCACGCGCACGATGATGCCGGGGCGCTGGGTCGGCCTCGACCAGTGGCCGTCGGACGAATTGGCTCCCCGCGTGCTCCATCTGGGGGGCGAGGGCCGCCTTGCCGATGCGCCCGGAAAGCCCGGCGTGCTTTCGATCTGCTCGCCCCAGAGCCATGGCCGCGCGGGCGGCGAATGGATGGGGGCGGGCTGTGCGGGCGAACATGCGACCGACCAGCGCCTCGACGATGGCGGGGCGCTGGTGTTCGAGACCGATGTGCTCGATGCGCCGCTCTCGGTTCTGGGCACGGTGCGCGCGCATTTGCGGCTCAGCGCCGACCAGCCGGTCGCCCATTGCGTGCTGCGCCTGTCCGACGTCGCGCCCGATGGCACGGCGACGCGCGTGACCTACCAGGTCTTCAACCTCACCCACCGCCACAGCCACGAAAACCCCGAGCCGCTGGTGCCGGGCGAGGCCTTCGACGTGGCGATCGACCTCAATGTCTGCGGCCATCGCTTCCCCGCCGGGCACCGGATGCGCCTTGCGGTGGCGACGACCTATTGGCCGCTGATCTGGCCGACGCCCGCGCGCGTGACGCTCGCGCTCGATGCGGCGGCCAGCCGCCTCGAACTGCCAGTCCTGCCCGAGGATCACCCCACGATCACGATGCTGCCCCCCGCCCATGGGCCCCGCACGCCGATCACGCAGATCGGCGAGGGCACCGTTGCGCGCACGAGCACGGTCGACCATGTGACCGGCTTGCAGACCTATGTGACCGAAGCGGCAGGCGGGGTCTTTGGCGAGGGCATCCTGCGGTTCGACGAGACCGGCACCGAGATCGCCCACGACTTGCGCCGCGAACTGACCATTCACGACGATGATCCGCTCAGCGCGCGCTATGTCCTCACGCAGACCATTGCGATGGGCCGCGAGGGCTGGCGCACGCGCGCCGACGTGCGCGTGGCCATGCGCTCCGATGCCACGCATTTCCATCTCGAAGGCGAACTCGTC